The DNA sequence GAAAACCGGGTTCTCGTCCGCCGCGAACACTTCGACATGAAAGGGCGCGTCAGGCAGATCGTTGAGTATGACCGGGATACCGCCAATCCCCGACAAAAGCGGTTCCTGGACGAGACGGGACGATGCTTTCTGGAGTACCGGTACAACCCGAAAACCAAAAAGTGCATTCAGGTGGACTGGTTCGACCGGGACGGGACCCTCATCAACACCTTCCCGAACGTCCGGACGTTGAAGCTCCATTGGCTTCACAAAATCGCCGATCGGCATCCGAAGGCGATCTTTCAAACGGATGTTTCGAAGAAAAATACGGATTATATTCTTCTCAAGGTGGACCATCCCCATGTCGTCAAAGTCAAGATGTTTCACTCCCTTCATCTGCAAAAACCCTACACCTACGGCGCGCCGTTAAAAGAGGTCCACGGAACGGTTTTGGAAAAAGCGGATCAGTTTGATGCCGTCGTCTTTACCACCGATCTACAGAAAAAAGATGTCGAGCGGCAATTCGGCCCTCGATCCACCTTCCACGTCGTTCCCCATTGCGCCCCCAGGATTCAACCGAGGCCGGACGTGGAGAGGGATCCTTTCACCTGCGTTTACGTGGGAAGATTTGTTGAGCTGAAAAACGTGGATCACGCCATTCGGGCTTTCAAACGGGTTGTGAAAAAGGTTCCGCAAGCAAAATTGGAAATTTGGGGTTATGGAGCAGAGGAAAAAAACTATCAAAAGCTGATCCGGGATTTGGAACTGGAGCAACACGTCAAAGTTTGCGGCATCACGCAAGACGCCATCGGTGTGTTTTCAAGGGCGGCCTTTTCCGTATTGCCCTCCTCCGAGGAGGCCTTTCCGCTCACCATCATCGAGAGCAAGATGGTCGGCACCCCCGTGATCGCTTACGAAGTGAATTACGGTCCCAGGGCGATGATTCGCAACGGAGTGGACGGGCTTCTGGTGAAACCCCACGATATCGGCGAGTTGGCCGATGCCATGGTAAAACTGTTCACCGAACCGGAACTGAGAGAAGCCCTGGGGCAGGAGGCCAGGAAAACCCCGGAGATCCTCAGTGAAGAACGATATGTGGATGAATGGATGCAAGTCTACGAATCGGCTCTCAGGCAGAGCGAGCAAAGGGTCCGGGTGAAGAAACCGATTTGCACTGTCGACCAAATGGAATGGAACGGTCCCAGCGACATCCATATTGCCGGGTCCCTGACCTTTAAACAGGATCTTCGGGAAGAACCTTCCTTGTCCTTGTATATTCGGGAACGGTCGGTGCTGGTGGATGAATACTTCCCGCTGTCAACGGAGCGGCTAAACGCAAACACCTTCTCCTTTCGGGGCGAATTCTCCGTACATCCCTTCACCAGGGAAGGAACGTGGGACATGTACGTGAGCTGTTCCATTCGGAACCAGCACCATTTTATCCGAATCCCCAAGGGGACGGTATCCCTGCCGGAACGCAGAAAGATCTCAAATGTCCTCCTGAAGCCCTATGCCACAATCCACGGAAATATCAGCATCGAAGCGAAGCCACGCACGTCAAAACCGAATTTCCGGGAGAAATTGACAAGGTGGAAACATCGGATATTGGAGAACATCCCGCCCATAAGGCCGAACTGAACAAAACGGCAACGAAAAGGGATGCACCGGGGAAAGATCACCCGGTGCATTCTTTTGGAACCGATTGAGGAAGTTCGCCATCAACAGAGGGAGAGAGATCAGGATCGGGGGATCATGGATGCTGTTTTCCGAAATTGGGCCGGGGTCACGCCCACCCGTTCGGTAAACCGCGTGGTAAATGTTCCGAGGCTTTGATGTCCGATCTCCAGCGCGATGTCGCGAACAGTCAGCCGGGTGTGCAACAACAAATCCTTCGCCCTTTGCAGGCGTACGGAAGAGACGTAATACATCGGAGTGAGCCCCGTTCGATTCTTGAAGATTCGCGTGAAATGAAAAGGGCTGTATCCCGCATGCCGGGCCAATCGGTGAAGGGTGATCGGCTCCCGGATATGTTGATGAATATATGCGCTCACTTCGTCTACCACCCGGTCAGCCTCCGAATGACGGATTGTCAAGATTGCTACCTCCATCCCCGGGATTATCCGAACTTACGTTCCGATCCTCTTGTTGCCAATTTTAGCCAAAACCAGGATATGGAATACCACCTGCTGCGCCCGCTCCCCTTCAAACACACATACCGGCAACAAAAACAGGTGCCGCTACGCCGGCACCCGAACCAAAAGGGGTTCACTCAGCAAATTTGACCGCATCTGCCCCGCTTCTCTCCCTGTTTCCCTGTGCTCTTCATCCCACCGCTCGGCGTGTTTCTTCAGGATTTTCCTCAACCGCTGCATCTCCGTACGGACTTCCTCACGGGACACGCCCAAGGCGGTGGCCACCTCCAACCAGCTGCCCTTTTTCTTCATGGCCATCACCTTCCCCAGCGGCTTGCCGCTGATTTTGGACAGAACGGCCGCTTTCAACCATTCCCGGGGACGCACTTTTTCCTTTTTGATCATCGCCGCCAGTTTCTTCTCGTCCATCTCCAAATACTCGGCGATACTCCTGGAGACCACCTCCGGATGGTGGTCCAGCCAGACGGCTTTTCTCGCCGCCGCAGGAAGGATGCGATGCATCTCGCTCCGGAATTTCCTCTCATCCACGCCCAGATCCTTTGCCACGGTATGCCATGTCTTTTTCTCCGCCTTCGCCTTCAGCACCGATCGCAGATCCCGATCGCTCAGCTTGGCGATCACCGCGGCGGGGTACAGGTCGCAGCGCTTCACGCCTTCGTCGATCAACGCCTCCACCTCATCGCGGGGGATTCCCAGATACCCCGCAATCCGCTCCTCCATGTCCCGCTTCGCTTCCCCGGAGGGGGGACGGGTGGAAAGGGGTTGAACCTGACGGGTTTCACGATATGCGGCAGCTCCCCCCGTATCCTTCGCCGCCCAGGTTTCGACGCTTAACACAGCCCCCGCCAGCGCCACCAACACCGCCGCCGCTCCGATCAACCCTTGCCGATGGATCACGCAAGTTCCCTCCTTTTAGCTTTGCCGCGTCTGGTTAATTATGGTTCCCCCCTCGGGGAAAAATATCCCAAAACGTCGGCTTGGACCGGAGGAAGATGACGCAAAATGCGTTCATCCAGATTTCCCGCGAAAAATGGACGGCAATCCGCATCCCCAGGATTCGAGGGAGACGGTAGAGACGGACGTTTCGGACAGTTACGGGAAAAATCCCCATGCGCGCACGCATTGTCAACCCTCGGGACATGTGGTATGTTGTAGCTGAAACCGCATATACAGCGGGGAGCTGGGGGAAGCCCGGCTGAGAGGGTGCCCGGATCGGCACCGACCCGACGAACCTGATCTGGATAATGCCAGCGCAGGGAATTTGTCGTCGTCCATCCGTTTTGACGGGTGGAGAGCGCATGTGCACTCAAGCCGATCCGGTTCCGGATCGGCTTTTTTACGGCACGGGAGGTGATCCAATGGCGAATGCCAACGTCAGTTTGCAGATCTTGCCCCGGGGAAAAACCGACGAAGAAATTTACGCCTTGGTGGACAAGGCGATCGATGTGATCCGGGAATCGGGCGTCCGCTACGAGGTGGGCCCCCTGGAGACGACGATGGAGGGAGACTACGACGTGTTGATGGACGTGGTGAAGCGGGCCCAGGAAGCGGTGATCGCTGCGGGCAGCGATCGAGTGATCAGCATCGTCAAAATCGACTACAAACCCTCCGGGCTCAACTGGGATGAAAAAGTGGGCAAATACCGGAAGGGGTGACCGGCTTGCAAATCCGTCAGTGGCAAAAGCATCTTCGCACGGTCGGACCGCCGGTATCGATTCTCCTTTTCCTGCTGGCCCTGTGGGAGGGAGGCGTCCGGCTCACCGGCGTGGAAAAATGGCTCCTTCCCGCCCCGAGCGACATCCTGCGCACCCTGGCGGCGGACATGCCCCTCGTCCTTCGCCACACGGGGCCGACGCTGAAGGAGGCGGCCCTCGGCTTTGCGGCGGGAATCGCCGCCGGGTGGCTGCTGGCGATGGTGATGGAGCTCTCCCCTTGGCTGAAGAGGGCCCTTTATCCTCTCCTGGTCGGTACCCAGACCGTGCCGATCATCGCCGTCGCTCCGCTTTTCATCCTCTGGTTCGGTTACGACCTGCTGCCCAAGGTCTTGATCGTCGCCCTGGTCACCTTTTTCCCGGTGGTCGTCAGCACGGCGGACGGGCTTCGCTCGGCGGATCCGGACATGGTTCGTCTGCTCCGGTCCATGGGGGCCAATTCCTGGCAGATCTTCCGCATGGTCCGCTTCCCTCACGCCCTGCCCGCCTTTTTTTCGGGGATGAAAATCGCCGCCACCTACAGCGTCCTCGGGGCGGTGATCGCCGAGTGGCTGGGGGCCAATGTCGGCCTGGGCGTCTTTCTGGTCCGGGCGCAGCACTCCTTCGCCGCGGACCGGGTCTTCGTGGCCATCTTGGCCATCACGTTCTGGACCTGGCTCCTGTTTTTCCTGATCCGCCTGTTGGAACGGATGGCGGTTCCCTGGAAACAAAGCCGGGACAAGGAACCGTCGAAATAACTTCTGCAAAAGGGGGGAAAAGCGGCTTCTCCGGCTCTACTGCCGAAAAGCGCGCTATTCACCGATGAAACGATGGAAAAGCATCCGCATCGCATCCATTCTTCTGCTGGTTCTCACGTTGGTCCTGTCGGCGTGCGGCCGGCCGTCCGACGACAATACCTCGTCCGAAGGCAAAAAGAAAGTCACCATCATGCTGGACTGGCTGCCCAACACGAACCACACGGGCCTGTACGTCGCCCAGAACAAGGGCTATTTTGCCGAAGAGGGACTGGAAGTGGAGATCGTCACCCCGGGTGAAACCTCGGCCAACGAACTGGTGGGTGCCGGCAAGGCTCCCTTCGGCATCAGCTCCCAGGAATATGTGACCCAGGCCCGGGCCCAGGGAGTTCCCGTCGTGTCGGTCGCGGCCGTCCTCCAGCACAACACCTCGGGATTCGCCGCCCCCAAGGAGAAAAAGATCCGCTCGCCCAAGGATTTCGTCGGCAAAACCTACGGAGGATGGGGAACGCCGATCGAAAACGCCTTCATCCAAACGGTCCTTGAGCTGGACGGTGTAAAGACCAAAAACGTGGAGGACAAAGTGCGCATCGTCAACATCGGCCAGGCCGATTTCTTCACCGCGATCAAGCGGGATATCGACTTTTCCTGGATCTACTACGGTTGGACGGGCATTGAGGCGGAACTCAGGAAAGTATCCCTGGACGTCATCTACCTGAAGGATCTGGACCCCGTTCTCGACTTTTACACGCCGACAATCATCACCAACGAAGAGATGATCCGGAAAGACCCGGATACCATCAAGAAATTCCTTTCGGCAGTGAAAAAGGGATACGAATTTGCCATCGACCATCCCAAAGAAGCGGCCGACATCCTGATCGAGGCCGTCCCCGAATCGGATCCCGAATTGGTCCGGAAATCGCAGCAATGGATCAGCAAGCAGTACCGGGCCGACGCGCCATCCTGGGGGGTGCAAAAGGAAGAAGTATGGGTCGGTTTCACCGACTGGATGTGGAAACACAAACTGATCGAGAAGAAGATCGACCCGTCCAAGGCCTTCACGAATGAATACCTGCCCCAATGAAGGTGATGCTCGACGATGGGGGAAAATGCGATGAAAGTGCGCCTTCGCGAAATTCATAAAACCTATCGCATTCCTGCGGGAAACCTTCCCGTCCTTCAAGGGATCGACCTGGAAATCCGGTCCGGGGAATTCGTCTCTCTGATCGGTCCCAGCGGCTGCGGCAAGAGCACGATCTTCAACATTCTGAGCGGGCTGGAGGTGCCGGACCGGGGCAGCGTCGCCCTGGACGGGAAGGAAGTAACCGGCCGCACCGGCCACGTCAGCTACATGATGCAGAAGGATTGCCTGCTTCCGTGGCGGACCGTGCTGGACAACGCCATCCTCGGCGCCGAGGTGCGGGGGCTTTCCCGCCGGAAGGCCCGGGAAAAGGCCCGGGAGCTCCTGCCCGTCTTCGGTCTGACGGATTTCGCCGATGAGTACCCCTCCCGCCTCTCCGGAGGCATGCGGCAGCGGGCCGCCCTCCTGCGGACGGCGGTGACCGGGCGGGACCTCTGGCTTTTGGATGAACCCTTCGGTTCCTTGGACGCCCTGACCCGGGAACAGATGCAGGACTGGCTGCTCGGCATCCGCGACCGGTTCGGCCACACCATCGGCATGATCACCCACAGCATCGACGAGGCGATATACCTGTCGGACCGGATCTACGTTTTCACCCCCCGGCCCGCCCGCGTGAAAGAGATCCTCACCGTCGATCTCCCCCGCCCCCGCTCCCGCCGGATGGTCACCCAGGAACCCTTCCTCCGGTGCAAAGAGCGGCTGTGGCGCCTGTTGCACGAGGAGGAAGCGGCGGACAACCCGGGAACCCAGTTGTAATCGAAAGCAGGTTATTCCGAAGCCGGAGAGCCCTCTCCGGCTCTTTTCTTTGAGTTGGAAAAAAGAAAACCGCCGGAGGGGGTGTGCCGAGAGTGCCTTTGCCATTGCAACGAAACGGAGCGGCACGCCCCTCCGGCCACCCATCCACTGTTTTACCGGTCTTTCAAGGGCGGCATCCATTCGTCCGGATTCAGACCGGGGCCTTCGATGACGATGGCGGTCATGCCCGTCTCCGTTCCCGACTCGTGTCCTTCACCCGCCTCCCAAAAAACCGCCTCCCCCGCGCGGATCGGAACCCTGTCGGTCTCGTCACGCACCCACCCGCTTCCCGACACCACCAGAAACAGCTGATTCACCCCGGCCGGATGAAAACCGATGACACCGCCCGGATCAAAATGCATACACCCCGCCTGGAAGAGCCCCTCCGAGCGAACAATTCGCGAAACCCCCACCTTCCGGCTTCCGAACCGTTCAATCATGCGCCGGACTTCCGCATCGAAACGAAAAAACCGCATGGAAACACCTCCAAAACCCCTCATGCGCCAACCCGCCCATCGGGCTTGAGTCGACGCCCATCGGTCCCAATCCGACGGCGGCTCTATAAAGGGACAGCATCCTCCGCCTCTCCCGAAGCGGAGACGATCCGTATGTGAGCAACCCTGCGAAACCGTCAGCGCAGCCGTGATCCCCCGAAGATTTCCGCCGCCGTGACGTGCAGATCCCATTCGCCTCTTTCAAAATATTTTCCGCGTTTTAACGGATCCATCTTAACGCTCATCG is a window from the Planifilum fimeticola genome containing:
- a CDS encoding glycosyltransferase encodes the protein MKEPIFYLFNSISHIRGGGTRNVLARAKLLREKRNCQIYILTLNFDPDYDFIRSEMIRLNLLHPEIPILNMFEYLSHKTNDDFQTVTADDAPRIDHPPEEEGFDLERVPETNGYRLYRNGTLVKYKEYDDDGRLNFTDHFDENRVLVRREHFDMKGRVRQIVEYDRDTANPRQKRFLDETGRCFLEYRYNPKTKKCIQVDWFDRDGTLINTFPNVRTLKLHWLHKIADRHPKAIFQTDVSKKNTDYILLKVDHPHVVKVKMFHSLHLQKPYTYGAPLKEVHGTVLEKADQFDAVVFTTDLQKKDVERQFGPRSTFHVVPHCAPRIQPRPDVERDPFTCVYVGRFVELKNVDHAIRAFKRVVKKVPQAKLEIWGYGAEEKNYQKLIRDLELEQHVKVCGITQDAIGVFSRAAFSVLPSSEEAFPLTIIESKMVGTPVIAYEVNYGPRAMIRNGVDGLLVKPHDIGELADAMVKLFTEPELREALGQEARKTPEILSEERYVDEWMQVYESALRQSEQRVRVKKPICTVDQMEWNGPSDIHIAGSLTFKQDLREEPSLSLYIRERSVLVDEYFPLSTERLNANTFSFRGEFSVHPFTREGTWDMYVSCSIRNQHHFIRIPKGTVSLPERRKISNVLLKPYATIHGNISIEAKPRTSKPNFREKLTRWKHRILENIPPIRPN
- a CDS encoding MTH1187 family thiamine-binding protein, with translation MANANVSLQILPRGKTDEEIYALVDKAIDVIRESGVRYEVGPLETTMEGDYDVLMDVVKRAQEAVIAAGSDRVISIVKIDYKPSGLNWDEKVGKYRKG
- a CDS encoding ABC transporter permease, whose protein sequence is MQIRQWQKHLRTVGPPVSILLFLLALWEGGVRLTGVEKWLLPAPSDILRTLAADMPLVLRHTGPTLKEAALGFAAGIAAGWLLAMVMELSPWLKRALYPLLVGTQTVPIIAVAPLFILWFGYDLLPKVLIVALVTFFPVVVSTADGLRSADPDMVRLLRSMGANSWQIFRMVRFPHALPAFFSGMKIAATYSVLGAVIAEWLGANVGLGVFLVRAQHSFAADRVFVAILAITFWTWLLFFLIRLLERMAVPWKQSRDKEPSK
- a CDS encoding ABC transporter substrate-binding protein, with protein sequence MKRWKSIRIASILLLVLTLVLSACGRPSDDNTSSEGKKKVTIMLDWLPNTNHTGLYVAQNKGYFAEEGLEVEIVTPGETSANELVGAGKAPFGISSQEYVTQARAQGVPVVSVAAVLQHNTSGFAAPKEKKIRSPKDFVGKTYGGWGTPIENAFIQTVLELDGVKTKNVEDKVRIVNIGQADFFTAIKRDIDFSWIYYGWTGIEAELRKVSLDVIYLKDLDPVLDFYTPTIITNEEMIRKDPDTIKKFLSAVKKGYEFAIDHPKEAADILIEAVPESDPELVRKSQQWISKQYRADAPSWGVQKEEVWVGFTDWMWKHKLIEKKIDPSKAFTNEYLPQ
- a CDS encoding ABC transporter ATP-binding protein yields the protein MKVRLREIHKTYRIPAGNLPVLQGIDLEIRSGEFVSLIGPSGCGKSTIFNILSGLEVPDRGSVALDGKEVTGRTGHVSYMMQKDCLLPWRTVLDNAILGAEVRGLSRRKAREKARELLPVFGLTDFADEYPSRLSGGMRQRAALLRTAVTGRDLWLLDEPFGSLDALTREQMQDWLLGIRDRFGHTIGMITHSIDEAIYLSDRIYVFTPRPARVKEILTVDLPRPRSRRMVTQEPFLRCKERLWRLLHEEEAADNPGTQL
- a CDS encoding cupin domain-containing protein: MRFFRFDAEVRRMIERFGSRKVGVSRIVRSEGLFQAGCMHFDPGGVIGFHPAGVNQLFLVVSGSGWVRDETDRVPIRAGEAVFWEAGEGHESGTETGMTAIVIEGPGLNPDEWMPPLKDR